In Sphaeramia orbicularis chromosome 5, fSphaOr1.1, whole genome shotgun sequence, a genomic segment contains:
- the traip gene encoding E3 ubiquitin-protein ligase TRAIP: protein MPIRAYCTICSDFFDNCRDVAAIHCGHTFHYECLLQWFQTAPTKTCPQCRKQVSTRHIISKLFFDIGEEESGAVDPESLQNELARMKALLSSKEKDWRDKQKTVDSLKDTVDKQRRDLDSLQKEIVEKEMLCSALRKQMTFLETQQNDIQAAKEEARRLRTKMKTFESLDVMLQGHRSEVESMIADMGVSQSAVEQLSIYCISLKKEYDNLKGTLMASNDMREKLKREVLSSNNKLQKATVEVNKVKEEMKSMENDLARADKEISSLKKKVEFLQKSLSSPTRTNEALSRLMFESPAPMELKQPHLHQPVDSDDIDLNMTYDIHTPDHGTNRQTQAPPKKMCLDPLASAVAKHNEKSSSSNKVRDEDGSMDSIFRNSLLFRKKTFGSMLEPQMSRPGNVRTGYDGLGGRTRFIQPSPVSEIRPLLKTKRKKVTRPPPKISACQTLDNFLE, encoded by the exons ATGCCCATCAGAGCTTATTGTACAATTTGCTCCGATTTTTTCGACAATTGCAGAGATGTTGCTGCTATCCACTGTGGACACACTTTCCATTATGAGTG tcTTCTTCAGTGGTTTCAGACTGCACCCACAAAAACATGTCCACAGTGTAGAAAACAG GTCAGCACCAGGCATATCATCAGTAAACTGTTTTTTGACATCGGGGAAGAAGAGAGTGGAGCAGTGGATCCAGAGAGTTTACAG aATGAGCTCGCTAGAATGAAAGCACTTTTAAGTTCTAAAG AGAAGGACTGGCGGGACAAACAGAAGACGGTCGACAGTTTGAAAGACACAGTGGACAAACAGAGGAGAGACCTGGACAGTCTTCAGAAAGAGATTGTAGAGAAAGAGATGTTGTGTTCTGCTCTCAGA AAACAGATGACGTTCCTGGAGACACAACAGAATGACATTCAGGCTGCCAAGGAGGAAGCTCGCAGACTTAGAACCAAAATGAAAACCTTTGAAAG TCTGGACGTGATGTTACAGGGTCACAGATCTGAGGTGGAGTCCATGATCGCAGACATGGGTGTCAGCCAGTCGGCGGTGGAGCAGCTCTCCATCTACTGCATTTCTCTGAAAAA AGAGTACGATAATCTGAAGGGAACCCTGATGGCCTCAAATGACATGCGTGAGAAGCTGAAAAGGGAAGTGCTTTCTTCAAACAACAAG TTACAAAAAGCTACAGTTGAGGTGAATAAGGTGAAAGAGGAGATGAAGTCTATGGAGAATGATCTGGCCAGGGCTGACAAAGAGATCTCT AGTCTGAAGAAGAAGGTGGAGTTTCTGCAGAAGAGTCTGAGCTCACCAACTCGGACAAACGAAGCCCTGAGTCGGCTCATGTTTGAAAG CCCTGCTCCCATGGAACTGAAACAGCCCCACCTCCACCAACCCGTGGACAGCGATGATATTGACCTCAACATGACCTATGACATCCACACCCCAGACCatggaacaaacagacagactcaGGCCCCCCCCAAGAAGATGTGCCTTGACCCTCTAGC GTCAGCTGTGGCCAAACACAACGAGAAAAGTTCATCTTCAAATAAG GTTCGAGATGAGGACGGATCCATGGATTCCATTTTCAGGAACTCTCTGCTCTTCAGGAAGAAGACTTTTGGAAGCATGTTAGAGCCTCAGATGAGTCGACCTGGAAAC GTGAGAACTGGTTATGATGGATTAGGAGGAAGAACCAGATTCATCCAACCT TCTCCTGTGTCTGAGATTCGTCCTCTGTTGAAAACTAAAAGGAAAAAGGTGACCCGGCCTCCTCCCAAGATCTCAGCTTGTCAGACTTTGGACAATTTCCTTGAGTAA